CCCAAGGCttagcaaagcaaagaaaaaactgGAAGGGACTGGCTGacgatttttctgttttctcaggtAAGAGTTGAAGACGTTTTCAAGAATGCAACATCGAGACAAGCTTTAACTATACTTTGCTTGATACAAACTAGGATGAAAACCACTGGATACTGGGACGCAAGGAACGTGTTTAGCATGACTGGTGTAAGGTATACCACAGTTTCAACCCTGAAGCCATTTCCACCGTAGCTTAGAAGAAAGAACCAGGCGACTGCCCTAGGGAGCTGGATGCGCCGCCCAAGGTGGCCTCCCGGCACAGCCTCAAACCGAGGCTTCCTCCACAGACCCCAGACGGCCAGTCGGTGCGTTCTAGAGTTCTTTCACTACTTCAGAACACCACGGCACATACAGACTCGAACGGCCGCTGAAAGATTCACATTCATGGGAAAACACAAGCCTTGATGAAACCTTGAGTTAAGCGATCTTTTAAGAAACTGGTTAAAACTGGTGAAGAGTTCATTACAATTCGGACTTGATACTTGCCTTGAGCCAAAAGACCTATGTTGCGTCCATTATGAGTTGGTTAGAAATTACTGAATTGTTGCTGACTACACATTTTAGTTCACAGAACAGAGTCTGTTCCCTCCCTTCAAGGAGAAGGCAAATAAAGCACTCAAGAGGTACCAGCCTCATTGactatttttaacataaaacGATTAATCAAATCAGAAGCAAAAACATTGCTGCTTCTCAACCAGAGGAGTAAAATTATCACACAGGACCTTCTGCAGAGAGCGGGTTTTCCACCTGACggcaaagaaaggaaggaatgaaggacaCTTCTGCCCAAGGTCAACACACAAAATATTTGGTTTGAGATTTAAGACAGAAGGCACTTTTAACATTCTGACATCAGATGTTAACCACAGAAACGTCCTGTCCCAATGTCATTTGGGCTTACTCGAATCCCCTTTCCAAACTCTTCTTACTGCATGTGTGGCATTATGAGAGCAGTGGCGACACGACTCTATTTCACCTTGAGATGTGTCTACCTGTTGCTCTTCCCCCGATGAAGCAGACTGCGCAGCATGTCAGCCCTGAAGGTCGCAAATCCAGGATTTCACTCCAAAAAAATTAGACATCCAAGGGGTTAGTGCAGAGAGAAACAATTAGCAAGAACACTGCTCCCACTCTGGAGCGACGGGACTTGGACTGCTCATTTCCGTCATAATACTGTTTGGTTGACTGGCACCAATATTAAGGAAAAATATCTGTGTGAAAAGTCAACTGGTGGAAGAAACTTTACCTAAAAATGCCATGTTTGTATTTCCAGCTTTTCTCCAAAGGAAAATACCCATCTTCCCATCCTAGTGTCCTCAAGGCCTCGGACTTACTCTGTAAGGTTAACAATTGGTCCAGTTTTACAACCGGACACAAATCTGACTTGAACGTTCcaattcaatttcttcctttcaGAAAGAGGGAGATAAAAGGGAACCAAccaccctattttttttttaaccctataATTTTTGCAATCAATGCTGCACTCGTGGCTGCCAGCACTTTTCTCAAGATGCTGTGTATGGGCTATTTTCACTGCCTCCTCAGTTAACACTGAGCTGACAGTTCTTCAGTGCTAACTCCAACTAAACTGTACAGTAAGTTCTGCAGGGATGGAGCcaatatttctacttttatttacaaatatcaCATAAATGGATTCTAGTTGAATCTACATGTTTAAATCCTTCGGCTAaaaacatattacatattataaacaTGGCGATATTTAATACAGTatctattctaaaatattttcatgtcatGATCACATTTTTATACCTGAAATTGAATTGATACACTTGAAGGAATTACTAGCAATGGTTGCTCACTTTACAATCGAGGGAAGGGGCTAGGGCTACATTTGATCATTTCAAAAGCATCTTCAAAGTAAAGTGAAAGCTTGTCTTTGATTGGCTTGGCGGCTCCTTTTTGTAtccatatttaaaatgaagattgaCACAAAAAATAGCGAGGGCCCCTTCTAAtttacaggatttttaaaaacagttttaagatTCTTAGGGAAAGTGTCTGTtgtgaagaattaaaaaaaaaaaaaaaactgctgcaaAATAAACTTAATGGAAAAGGACTTGAGACTGTCAGGGAAGAGTCTGTGGAGGTCAGTCCTGCTTGGGCTGCAGCTGCCGTTTCCAGGCCTCGTTCAAGTAAACTAGTCGTTTGTAGTTGACGATGAGGAGAATGAAGTTCAGCACGTACGTGATGACACAGATGATGCAGAACTCCTTCAGCACAAAGTACAGAATGTAGGCCAGGTACAGGGACCCCACGACCGACACGATGGAGGACGTCATGAGGACCAACGCCGCGACGGCACTTGCTGTCATGCCTGCAAGAGAAGAGACGCAGACCCGATTAGGCCTTGACCCCAGAGAGGCTTTCTGAGTGACAAGGCCTAACACTGTGTAACTTGTGGCAGTGTTTGAATGCTGATCTTCCTGCCAAACTCTGAAAACTGAGAACAGAAATACTGGTctgttttgttaaaattatacAGGTTGACTCTGCAGACCAAAtgccagtttgtttgtttttgagacggagtctcactctattgcccaggctggatggaaaaagcagctcaatctcagctcgctgcaacctctacctcttgaatagctgggattacaggcatgtatcaccacgcctggctaatttctgtatttttaatagagacaggctttctccctgttggccaggctggtctcaaactcctaacctcaggtgatccacc
This Callithrix jacchus isolate 240 chromosome 2, calJac240_pri, whole genome shotgun sequence DNA region includes the following protein-coding sequences:
- the VKORC1L1 gene encoding vitamin K epoxide reductase complex subunit 1-like protein 1 isoform X1 — encoded protein: MAAPVLLRVSVPRWERVARYAVCAAGILLSIYAYHVEREKERDPEHRALCDLGPWVKCSAALASSKQWKEQHHFMEATMGSRIWSFGFHFWKGWCIKPAKQCLWTYILYTTVITWHDSKCRRGVGPHDVLHRVGRGVPVPGLHSVLCAEGVLHHLCHHVRAELHSPHRQLQTTSLLERGLETAAAAQAGLTSTDSSLTVSSPFPLSLFCSSFFFFFNSSQQTLSLRILKLFLKIL